A single region of the Plutella xylostella chromosome 7, ilPluXylo3.1, whole genome shotgun sequence genome encodes:
- the LOC105390579 gene encoding sodium- and chloride-dependent neutral and basic amino acid transporter B(0+) gives MQDEGRGWSGARAHLHVLLCLAGYPAVNGLPKASLTGGALGGAALHAAATLLAAPLLYLELLVAQYTSRDCIDVWKVRPCLSHIGYIMLVWQIYVLVFNHVVTAFCVHYLWVSFERPVPFYSCGPWADASCNVLETNYTVFEDCVKHARNATHCAALPASFREQQYWDHFTLSSSSIVLWRVVLPSASICLFVYLASFRREKSLEYVAKFLVVYPLASYSILFIGSMMQRGVVQNFSEAADLNLKLFSETVNVPLYVEQVIYLFFIGTGINFNLASRCGFRLGVPGRAAGVLLLTLLLEALATASLALMMCPFMQATSARLARAAAASAPVANIFTLMPLLLHSFRYTHYWLVLLYSSLSVVGLRVSVVLFYSIVNVLEIRIRVIAKYPGISSLLFSILMFLLTLPFLSTCGLNLLSMTFQRYFRLSTAFMSVLEVGVFVVWRGMGRFAEDVHFMQGAAAGAAARAGWLVCGAAMLYVFIEELRSQTAVESMDDLIGCLLLGATAGWLVLGVACKLLVAGWRGSWRSALALDGGWGPRDALLRRSRAMFTTQAMTKEFLYRQYRLHAAASRRQRRSNVRRPQDNNDGLTD, from the coding sequence ATGCAAGATGAGGGCCGCGGGtggagcggcgcgcgcgcgcacCTGCACGTGCTGCTCTGCCTGGCGGGGTACCCGGCGGTCAACGGGCTGCCCAAGGCGTCGCTGACGGGCGGCGCGCTGGGCGGGGCCGCGCTgcacgccgccgccacgcTGCTGGCCGCGCCGCTGCTCTACCTCGAGCTGCTCGTGGCCCAGTACACCTCCCGCGACTGCATCGACGTGTGGAAGGTGCGCCCCTGCCTCTCGCACATCGGCTACATCATGTTGGTCTGGCAGATCTACGTGCTCGTGTTCAACCACGTGGTCACCGCCTTCTGTGTCCACTACCTGTGGGTGAGCTTCGAGCGGCCGGTGCCGTTCTACTCGTGCGGCCCGTGGGCCGACGCGTCGTGCAACGTGCTCGAGACCAACTACACCGTGTTCGAGGACTGCGTGAAGCACGCGCGCAACGCGACGCACTGCGCCGCGCTGCCGGCCAGCTTCCGCGAGCAACAGTACTGGGACCACTTCACGCTGAGCTCCAGCTCCATAGTGTTGTGGCGAGTGGTCCTACCCTCAGCGAGCATCTGCCTCTTCGTCTACCTCGCCAGCTTCAGACGAGAAAAAAGTCTGGAATACGTCGCAAAATTCTTGGTCGTGTATCCCCTGGCATCGTATTCGATACTATTCATCGGCTCCATGATGCAAAGAGGAGTAGTGCAAAACTTTAGCGAGGCCGCCGATTTGAACTTGAAGCTGTTCTCGGAGACTGTGAATGTGCCGTTGTATGTGGAGCAAGTGATTTACTTGTTCTTCATCGGCACGGGCATCAACTTCAACCTGGCGTCGCGCTGCGGGTTCCGGCTGGGGGTGCCGGGGCGCGCGGCCGGGGTGCTGCTGCTGACGCTGCTGCTGGAGGCGCTGGCCACCGCGAGCCTCGCGCTCATGATGTGTCCCTTCATGCAGGCCACCAGCGCGCGCctggcccgcgccgccgccgcctccgcgcCCGTCGCCAACATATTCACGCTCATGCCGCTGTTGCTGCACTCCTTCCGCTACACGCACTACTGGCTCGTGCTCCTCTACTCCTCGCTCTCCGTCGTCGGCCTGCGCGTGTCCGTCGTCCTGTTCTACTCCATCGTCAATGTGCTCGAAATTAGAATCAGAGTTATCGCCAAATATCCCGGCATTTCCAGTCTGCTATTCTCCATTCTTATGTTTCTATTGACGTTACCTTTTCTGAGTACGTGCGGGCTCAACCTCTTGTCTATGACGTTCCAGCGGTACTTCCGTCTGAGCACGGCGTTCATGAGCGTGCTGGAGGTGGGCGTGTTCGTGGTGTGGCGCGGCATGGGGAGGTTCGCGGAGGACGTGCACTTCATGcagggcgcggcggcgggcgcggcggcgcgggcggggtgGCTGGTCTGCGGCGCGGCCATGCTCTACGTGTTCATTGAGGAGCTGCGGTCGCAGACGGCGGTGGAGTCAATGGACGATCTGATTGGCTGCCTGCTGCTGGGGGCGACGGCCGGTTGGCTGGTGCTGGGGGTGGCGTGCAAGCTGCTGGTCGCTGGTTGGCGCGGCTCGTGGCGGTCCGCGCTGGCGCTGGATGGGGGTTGGGGCCCGCGGGACGCGCTGCTGCGCCGCAGTCGCGCCATGTTCACTACGCAGGCCATGACCAAGGAGTTCCTGTACCGCCAGTACCGCCTGCACGCCGCCGCgagccgccgccagcgccgcagCAACGTGCGCCGCCCGCAAGATAACAACGATGGACTCACCGACTGA